cGCTTAGTAAAGTTAAAAGTTTTGGATTTGCATAATGCTCTGTTCGGTTCCTgagaaaattttgacaaaagaCAAAGAATTAGTCatgattattttgaaattttaaaactgTTTGTTACTATTGTGCTGAGGAGACGAGCAAAATCCATGTCTTAGCGCAGTAGAGCTATTAATATTGGCCAGGATTGGGAATTTTCTTTgctttataatattttatttatttagttttcttACATTTTCTTCGCAACCAAGCAAAGACTGCAactaaaggatttttttttttttttttttgggtccatTTCTTTGGTGGTCAAACATAACACTTTGTTTTTTACGGTTTTCAGGAAATTAAGGAAGCTGGTTGGTAATGGAAAGAACCTCAGGAGTTCTCATGTGAAAGCAGTGTATTCTGGTGAGTTTTGGACGCCAGAGAGGAGCTCTCAGCAGGGGATTTGGTCCATAAGGTAGCTTTTATATGCAGATTTATGCACGACTATGGAATTTCTATCCTGTTTGGAATAcccacattttatttttttattttattttatgactaATAATTGATTAGAAGAAGAGGCAAAGTCCTCGTatacgaaaagtatacaagagatgtAACCACCCTAATGGTTTCAAAAATCTAAAAACTTAACAAAATCTGGAATACCCACATATCTTATTGTTCTTCtgttatttattttgcttttttgaaaattttcaaatatgatATTTTAGGGATGACTTGAAAGTCCCATCTTCTCCATACTTCCCTGCATATGCGCAAGCCCAAGGGCCGCCACCAATGGTACAGGAGCGCTTCCAGAGTGTTATAAGTCAGCTTTTTCAGCATGTAAGGGAGTAGGGTTGGTTTTTGTTGTACTTACTTCAGGTTTAGTTAAGTGCTGGTTAGTCTCTCTTAACTTTTGATATCCCCGTTTAATCACACTGTTAGAGAATAATACGTTGTGGGGGAGCCGTTGATGACGATATGGCAAACATAATAGTTGCTCAACTTCTGTATCTTGATGCCATTGACCCTAACAAggtcagctctctctctctctctctctctctctctctctctctctctctctctctcttcccccaaAAACTCCAATGTACTGGCTTGTATCTGGTCTATCATTGCCAAGTTCCTGTTGGATGAGCACCCGCAGTTAAGCAGTGTAACATCAAATAATCATGTTTTGTCATTTGCTCAAATGCTcctagtattttttattttatttttaataaatccctctctctctctcttcaaattttgctctctctccctccctccctccctctctctcccgccTCTTATATTTCCCTATGATAATATTAATAGTTAAAAATAGACTTGTGCAAGTGGCTAACTGGTTAGTGCATTTTCTGGTGTGTTGAGCAGGATATTGTCATGTATGTGAATTCTCCTGGAGGATCAGTTACTGCCGGTAATTACATCTTTAAAAACTATGTATTTCAACCactatcttgtttatttatatttgtgGGGTAGGGTTGCCTTTTAATTTTAtaacttgccttttatttactTAGGTATGGCCATATTCGACACGATGAGGCATATCCGACCTGATGTCTCTACTGTTTGTGTTGGATTAGCAGCTAGGTACAATTCAGCACTGctatctctctccctctctctctaatttCTTTAGCATGCCTATGAAACTTCTAATGGAACTTCCATAGATAAAATTAGATAGAACAAAAGGGAACGTTTataagtaatatatatttattccaAAATTCTTTCTGCCTACAAATGTActtattaatttagtttttgcTTGTCCCTTTTGGGCAGATGGATATATTAGTCTTGATTTGATTAAGGTTTAGCATTCTGTTTCTCTCTTGCTCAATTTTCATGTTCTTTTCTTCCTATATCTTTTTGTGTATGGTTGCTGGTTTGGATTTGAGGTACTTGGCCCCTTATTGAATATAGTTGGCTAGCAAAAATGAGATTTCCATTTGTTATGGTTCTCTGTTGTGGAAGCCTTTACATAGGTGAAGCAGCATGTGCGATATAGATTTTAATTCGTATCGGATGCAATGGGCTTGTAGACTGGGGATATGGAAATGTATTTGCTAAGTTCTACATCTCCTCGATGAAATCATGCATTGATTTGGTGACAAGTTCTTCATGCAATCTCATGGATTCTATGATAGTTCTTTTCTGACAAGACGATTGAGTTGTCTTGCATCACTTCTCATAATGACGCGCGCGTGCACACATACAGACAGAATTTCTGGAATAAGAAAAATTTTCCATTATAATATGCTAAAAGAAGATCCTCCAAATAGCTGCTTCTCTATATGCATGTAATGCATTTGCATATGTTGCAGGTCAGTGCAATCGAATTAGTATATGAGAAGGTTGATGAAGATCCTTTTCTGTGCTTGCTGTTGGTTGTTCTCCTAAAGTAGTATACATGTAGTtgatgctaattttttttttcctaccctTATCCTCACCGTTGTCCCAAAacgaaaaacagaaaactaaaTGTTAATAAGCTCATGTTACTCTTTAACTTTCTCCATTTAAGTTACTGAAGAAGCTGcttctcatatatattttggaCTGTTGGAAATGACATTTTATACACATAAGAGTATACATCTTATCCAAATATTGAAAATTCAGTGaatacattttcaaatttcacaaaACACAGTTGTTAATGAGAATACTTTATAATTTTTGCTCATCCGCCCAAACCAAAATGTTGATGGATAGCTTTGTTTTTCCATGAGCAGTATGGGGGCTTTCTTGCTTAGTGCTGGGACTAAAGGTAAATGATTCCTTTGACTTGTATGTATGTTAGAAGTTACGTTTCATGATTTATGTTTCTTGAGTTTGATAAAGAGAATC
Above is a genomic segment from Alnus glutinosa chromosome 12, dhAlnGlut1.1, whole genome shotgun sequence containing:
- the LOC133852005 gene encoding ATP-dependent Clp protease proteolytic subunit 5, chloroplastic, with product MAQTCVSTTSASSLRFNSLSFSANPSSGSDLQRLSLPVVPFSSRKLRKLVGNGKNLRSSHVKAVYSGEFWTPERSSQQGIWSIRDDLKVPSSPYFPAYAQAQGPPPMVQERFQSVISQLFQHRIIRCGGAVDDDMANIIVAQLLYLDAIDPNKDIVMYVNSPGGSVTAGMAIFDTMRHIRPDVSTVCVGLAASMGAFLLSAGTKGKRYSLPNSRIMIHQPLGGAQGGQTDIDIQANEMLHHKANLNGYLSYHTGQSLEKINQDTDRDFFMSAKEAKEYGLIDGVIMNPLKALQPVAATAEAEEVESGV